Proteins encoded in a region of the Oscarella lobularis chromosome 17, ooOscLobu1.1, whole genome shotgun sequence genome:
- the LOC136197426 gene encoding focal adhesion kinase 1-like isoform X4, whose translation MAASGGGRTHLKIYLINGSIRSIKCTDRVEMQDIVRLVVSRINADANVVAKHFAIQMIHEESGEAYWLAFNLTLGDVRQRYESAHPQDDWKYVLRIRFLPRSVHELIQKDPATFQYYYDQVKHDFMNSNVDVADADLAIQLGCLEMRRFFKHMPQVALTKKSNFDFLEREVGFNKFIPQSILEVAKSRKLKSSILSFFKQFASLDEDSCMNRYYELLSKNRRIDVDKFDCEVGTGVHIPVTIFVGNQGISYITDSSSSESHVVNFHQILEINILPLDAKRTAVYLHCDVDMEPVIITCKSAKTAYEVATLIDGYSRLYANKKSSIFKPIDPEAMPRRTSLAFSSITSTAVSSAASGAGSGSAGHVNASPPPLPVTVRPKLPLVPGGQLARQSYYLTEAGDYAEVLFSDDRPGQEYQWSVERERVVLGEKVGEGQFGDVHRGTMDGREVAVKTCKESASSEEMSKFLEEATTMEKFSHPHIIQLVGVVTEKPVFIIMEFAYLGELRSYLLSEGMKIIQPMLISYCYQISSALSYLESKKFVHRDIAARNILISTPDTVKLADFGLSRWVEENHYYKASKGKLPIKWMAPESINFRRFSSASDVWMFGVCAWEIMSRGTKPFFGVKNNDVIGKIEDGERLPLPTDCPATLYRLMNDCWSYEASNRPSFADVKRRIGALLDDSKKQNSGSEKRHDSRRLAREPSGGALKPVKPPRSGPSSRATIARTAFSPPTSLDDNLNNDDSPRQRQRSFTLGSLNPMIRTRSDGVALTMGGDPNAHRKLSSPDVPRRNRSGGGGGGGSGNHAAHYDVPSQLLAEMGSRPLRRPVSMSDTGLFQEGVAVSAGAVHGSVSSESIRSRASNSSLFSTESADGDGLTNEERRQRKREMMYVQQLKEKEEREAALRVQQEQSNEDSKWLLSQNRLSSYPISSQLAAQQAEEALASRRAAGDESRIMLSRRFNSHIA comes from the exons ATGGCTGCATCCGGCGGCGGGCGAACGCATCTTAAAATCTATCTCATCAATGGAAGCATTCGCTCGATCAAGTGCACGGATCGCGTAGAAATGCAG GACATCGTTCGATTGGTCGTGTCGCGCATCAATGCCGACGCGAATGTCGTCGCCAAGCATTTCGCTATTCAAATGATTcacgaagaaagcggcgaagCCTACTGGCTCGCTTTTAACCTCACTctcggtgacgtcagacagCGCTACGAATCTGCGCATCCTCAGGACGACTGGAA ATACGTACTCAggattcgatttcttccgCGATCCGTTCACGAACTCATACAGAAGGATCCGGCGACGTTTCAGTACTACTACGACCAG GTGAAACACGATTTCATGaattcgaacgtcgacgttgccgaCGCCGATCTCGCAATTCAACTCGGCTGTCTTGAAATGAG GCGATTTTTCAAACACATGCCTCAAGTAGCGctgacgaaaaaatcaaatttcgACTTTTTAGA GAGAGAAGTGGGCTTCAATAAATTTATTCCACAATCAATATTAGAAGTAGCCAAA AGtcgaaaattgaaaagcagcattttgtcatttttcaAACAATTTGCTTCACTCGACGAAGACAGCTGCATGAATCGCTACTACGAACTCCTCTCCAAAAaccgacgaatcgacgtcgacaaattCGACTGCGAAGTTGGA ACTGGGGTTCACATACCTGTGACGATTTTTGTTGGGAATCAGGGAATTAGCTACATAACGGACAGCAGTTCATCT GAGTCTCACGTTGTGAATTTTCATCAAATTCTCGAAATCAATATTCTTCCTTTGGATGCGAAAAGAACGGCTGTCTATCTTCACTGTGACGTCGATATGGAG CCTGTGATTATCACGTGCAAgtcggcgaaaacggcgtACGAAGTAGCGACGCTTATCGACGGATATTCGCGTCTCTATGCCAACAAGAAGAGTTCAATATTCAAACCTATTG ACCCGGAAGCAATGCCACGACGAACAAG tctTGCCTTTTCTTCAATAACTTCCACTGCTGTGAGCAGTGCTGCGAGCGGAGCCGGAAGCGGAAGCGCTGGTCACGTGAACGCTAGTCCGCCTCCGCTGCCTGTTACCGTTCGGCCGAAATTGCCACTCGTACCCGGCGGTCAACTTGCGCGTCAATCCTATTATTTAactg AAGCAGGTGACTATGCTGAAGTTCTCTTCTCTGATGATCGGCCTGGGCAAG AATATCAATGGTCTGTTGAGAGGGAGCGCGTTGTTCTTGGCGAGAAAGTGGGCGAAGGTCAATTCGGTGACGTTCATCGCGGAACCATG GATGGCCGAGAAGTGGCGGTGAAAACGTGCAAggagtcggcgtcgtcggaaGAAATGAGCAAGTTTCTTGAAGAAGCGA CAACCATGGAAAAATTCAGTCATCCTCATATAATTCAATTGGTTGGCGTGGTGACGGAGAAACCCGTATTTATAATTATGGAATTTGCGTATCTTGGCgaa tTGAGATCCTATTTGCTCAGCGAAGGAATGAAAATTATTCAACCGATGTTGATTAGTTATTGCTATCAAATCAGCTCGGCTCTATCCTATCTCGAGAGCAAGAAATTCGTTCACag AGACATTGCGGCGAGAAATATTCTCATATCAACCCCGGATACAGTCAAATTGGCCGATTTTGGGCTCTCACGTTGGGTTGAGGAAAATCATTATTATAAGGCTTCAAAGGGGAAGTTGCCAATTAAGTGGATGGCACCGGAATCCATtaattttcgtcgattttcgtcagcTAGTGACGTGTGGATGTTTG gtgTTTGTGCTTGGGAGATTATGTCGCGCGGTACGAAGCCTTTTTTTGGCGTCAagaacaatgacgtcattgggaAGATTGAAGACGGGGAGCGGTTGCCATTGCCAACCGATTGCCCGGCGACTTTGTATCGATTGATGAACGATTGCTGGTCCTACGAAGCGTCAAATCGGCCCTCctttgctgacgtcaaaaggagGATAGG TGCTCTATTGGATGATTCTAAGAAGCAGAATAGTGGCAGTGAGAAGAGGCACGATTCTCGAAGACTAGCAA GAGAACCGTCCGGCGGCGCACTCAAACCCGTTAAA CCGCCGCGTTCCGGGCCTTCCAGCCGCGCAACGATCGCTCGCACCGCCTTCAGTCCCCCaacgtcgctcgacgacaaTTTGAACAACGACGATAGTCCGCGCCAACGCCAACGATCCTTCACATTGGGATCTCTAAATCCGATGATTCGAACGCGTTCGGACGGCGTCGCTCTCACGATGGGCGGCGATCCGAACGCACATCGAAAATTGTCGAGTCCCGACGTGCCGAGACGTAATcgcagcggcggcgggggcgggggcggaaGCGGGAATCACGCCGCTCACTACGACGTTCCCAGTCAACTTCTCGCCGAAATGGGATCGAGGCCACTTCGTCGACCCGTTTCTATGTCCGATACG GGTCTTTTTCAAGAGGGCGTGGCTGTTTCTGCTGGTGCCGTTCATGGAAGCGTTTCGTCCGAGTCCATACGAAGTCGCGCTTCGAATAGTTCGCTTTTTTCTACGGAATcggccgacggcgacggtctaacgaacgaagaacgtcgtcagAGAAAACGCGAAATGATG tacGTTCAGCagctgaaagaaaaggaggagcGCGAAGCGGCGTTGCGCGTGCAACAGGAGCAATCGAACGAGGACAGCAAGTGGCTTCTCTCGCAGAATCGACTCTCAAGTTACCCCATATCGTCTCAACTCGCCGCACAGCAAGCTGAAGAAGCGCTAGCCAGCCGTCGAGCCGCCGGCGATGAG TCCCGGATTATGCTGTCCCGTAGATTCAACTCGCACATAGCGTAG